The Siniperca chuatsi isolate FFG_IHB_CAS linkage group LG12, ASM2008510v1, whole genome shotgun sequence genome has a segment encoding these proteins:
- the LOC122885946 gene encoding trace amine-associated receptor 13c-like, with the protein MIKSFGQNLPELQLHLSSSHCLMEVDDGAELCFPQLLNTSCRKPTLPWSEVVFLHTFLSSISPLTVALNLLVIISVSHFRQLHTPTNILLLSLAVSDFLVGLLLIPGEVLQKTSCWFLGDLVCSLYMYLVFIITSASVGDMVLISADRYVAICDPLHYPTRVTVTRVKLCVCLCWLCSVFYSNLYLKDNLTQPDRYNSCYGECVINIDYVAGAVDLVVTFIVPITVIIVLYMRVFAVAVSQARAMRSHITAVALQCSVTPKAKKSELKAARTLGVLVFVFLICFCPYYCVSLAGDSVINASSITYLINLCYFNSCLNPVIYVLFYPWFKKAITQIVTFKILQPGSSEANIL; encoded by the exons ATGATAAAGAGTTTTGGTCAGAATCTGCCAGAGCTGCAGCTTCacctttcctcctctcactgTCTGATGGAAGTTGATGACGGAGCAGAGCTCTGCTTTCCACAACTCCTCAACACCTCCTGCAGGAAGCCGACACTTCCTTGGTCCGAAGTTGTATTTCTGCACACTTTtctgtcctccatctctccGCTCACTGTGGCTCTCAACCTGCTCGTCATCATCTCAGTCTCCCACTTCAG GCAGCTCCACACACCCAccaacatcctcctcctctctctggctgtctcagACTTTCTCGTGGGCCTCCTGCTGATACCAGGAGAAGTCCTCCAAAAAACATCCTGCTGGTTTCTTGGTGACCTTGTGTGTTCTCTGTATATGTATTTAGTGTTCATCATTACCTCTGCCTCAGTAGGAGACATGGTGCTCATATCAGCCGACCGATATGTTGCTATTTGTGACCCTCTGCATTACCCCACAAGAGTCACTGTGACAAGAGTTaaactctgtgtttgtctgtgttggctctgttctgttttctaCAGCAATCTCTATTTAAAAGACAACCTGACTCAACCAGACAGGTATAATTCCTGCTATGGAGAGTGTGTGATTAACATTGACTATGTTGCAGGAGCCGTTGACCTTGTTGTAACCTTTATTGTTCCCATTACTGTCATCATAGTTCTGTATATGAGAGTATTTGCTGTGGCTGTGTCTCAGGCTCGTGCCATGCGCTCTCACATTACAGCTGTCGCACTCCAGTGTTCAGTGACTCCGAAGGCAAAGAAATCTGAGCTGAAAGCAGCCAGGACTCTTGGTGttcttgtatttgtgtttctaatATGTTTCTGCCCATATTACTGTGTCTCTTTAGCAGGTGACAGTGTGATCAATGCTTCATCTATAACTTATTTAATCAATCTGTGCTATTTTAACTCCTGTCTAAACCCTGTGATCTATGTCTTGTTCTACCCCTGGTTTAAAAAAGCTATTACTCAAATTGTTACGTTTAAGATTCTGCAGCCTGGTTCCAGTGAGgccaacatactgtag
- the LOC122885945 gene encoding trace amine-associated receptor 13c-like isoform X2, whose product MIKSFGQNLPELQLLLSSSHCLMEVDDGAELCFPQLLNTSCRKPTLPWQLHTPTNILLLSLAVSDFLVGLLLIPGEILRKTSCWFLGDLVCSLYNYVSFIIPSVSVGDMVLISADRYVAICAPLHYPTRITVTRVKVCVCLCWLCSVLYSSLFLKDNLTQPDRYISCYGECVIVIDYVAGAVDLVVTFIAPITVIIVLYMRVFAVAVSQARAMRSHITAVALQRSVTPKAKKSELKAARTLGVLVFVFLICFCPYYCVSFAVDNALNSSSIAYVIYLFYFNSCLNPVIYVLFYPWFKKAITQIVTFKILQPGSSEANIL is encoded by the exons ATGATAAAGAGTTTTGGTCAGAATCTGCCAGAGCTGCAgcttctcctttcctcctctcactgTCTGATGGAAGTTGATGACGGAGCAGAGCTCTGCTTTCCACAACTCCTCAACACCTCCTGCAGGAAGCCGACACTTCCTTG gCAGCTCCACACACCCAccaacatcctcctcctctctctggctgtctcagACTTTCTCGTGGGCCTCCTGCTGATACCGGGAGAAATCCTCCGAAAAACATCCTGCTGGTTTCTTGGTGACCTTGTGTGTTCTCTGTATAATTATGTGTCCTTCATCATTCCCTCTGTCTCAGTAGGAGACATGGTGCTCATCTCAGCCGACCGATATGTGGCTATTTGTGCCCCTCTGCATTACCCCACAAGAATCACTGTGACAAGAGTCaaagtctgtgtttgtctgtgttggctctgttctgttctcTACAGTAGTCTCTTTTTAAAAGACAACCTGACTCAACCAGACAGGTATATTTCCTGCTACGGAGAGTGTGTGATTGTTATTGACTATGTTGCAGGAGCTGTTGACCTTGTTGTAACCTTTATTGCTCCCATTACTGTCATCATAGTTCTGTATATGAGAGTATTTGCTGTGGCTGTGTCTCAGGCTCGTGCCATGCGCTCTCACATTACAGCTGTCGCACTCCAGCGTTCAGTGACTCCGAAGGCAAAGAAATCTGAGCTGAAAGCAGCCAGGACTCTTGgtgttcttgtgtttgtgtttctaatatGTTTCTGCCCATATTACTGTGTCTCTTTTGCAGTTGACAATGCGCTCAATTCTTCATCTATAGCTTATGTGATCTATCTGTTCTATTTTAACTCCTGTCTAAACCCTGTGATCTATGTCTTGTTCTACCCCTGGTTTAAAAAAGCTATTACTCAAATTGTTACATTTAAGATTCTGCAGCCTGGTTCCAGTGAGgccaacatactgtag
- the LOC122885945 gene encoding trace amine-associated receptor 13c-like isoform X1: MIKSFGQNLPELQLLLSSSHCLMEVDDGAELCFPQLLNTSCRKPTLPWSEVVFLHTLMSSISLLTVALNLLVIISVSHFRQLHTPTNILLLSLAVSDFLVGLLLIPGEILRKTSCWFLGDLVCSLYNYVSFIIPSVSVGDMVLISADRYVAICAPLHYPTRITVTRVKVCVCLCWLCSVLYSSLFLKDNLTQPDRYISCYGECVIVIDYVAGAVDLVVTFIAPITVIIVLYMRVFAVAVSQARAMRSHITAVALQRSVTPKAKKSELKAARTLGVLVFVFLICFCPYYCVSFAVDNALNSSSIAYVIYLFYFNSCLNPVIYVLFYPWFKKAITQIVTFKILQPGSSEANIL, from the exons ATGATAAAGAGTTTTGGTCAGAATCTGCCAGAGCTGCAgcttctcctttcctcctctcactgTCTGATGGAAGTTGATGACGGAGCAGAGCTCTGCTTTCCACAACTCCTCAACACCTCCTGCAGGAAGCCGACACTTCCTTGGTCCGAAGTTGTATTTCTGCACACTCTTAtgtcctccatctctctgctcaCTGTGGCTCTCAACCTGCTTGTCATCATCTCAGTCTCCCACTTCAG gCAGCTCCACACACCCAccaacatcctcctcctctctctggctgtctcagACTTTCTCGTGGGCCTCCTGCTGATACCGGGAGAAATCCTCCGAAAAACATCCTGCTGGTTTCTTGGTGACCTTGTGTGTTCTCTGTATAATTATGTGTCCTTCATCATTCCCTCTGTCTCAGTAGGAGACATGGTGCTCATCTCAGCCGACCGATATGTGGCTATTTGTGCCCCTCTGCATTACCCCACAAGAATCACTGTGACAAGAGTCaaagtctgtgtttgtctgtgttggctctgttctgttctcTACAGTAGTCTCTTTTTAAAAGACAACCTGACTCAACCAGACAGGTATATTTCCTGCTACGGAGAGTGTGTGATTGTTATTGACTATGTTGCAGGAGCTGTTGACCTTGTTGTAACCTTTATTGCTCCCATTACTGTCATCATAGTTCTGTATATGAGAGTATTTGCTGTGGCTGTGTCTCAGGCTCGTGCCATGCGCTCTCACATTACAGCTGTCGCACTCCAGCGTTCAGTGACTCCGAAGGCAAAGAAATCTGAGCTGAAAGCAGCCAGGACTCTTGgtgttcttgtgtttgtgtttctaatatGTTTCTGCCCATATTACTGTGTCTCTTTTGCAGTTGACAATGCGCTCAATTCTTCATCTATAGCTTATGTGATCTATCTGTTCTATTTTAACTCCTGTCTAAACCCTGTGATCTATGTCTTGTTCTACCCCTGGTTTAAAAAAGCTATTACTCAAATTGTTACATTTAAGATTCTGCAGCCTGGTTCCAGTGAGgccaacatactgtag